A single genomic interval of Zobellia nedashkovskayae harbors:
- the rpsH gene encoding 30S ribosomal protein S8 translates to MVTDTIADYLTRVRNASSAGHRVVEIPSSKVKKEMTKILFDQGYILSYKFEEDKVQGSIKIALKYDKATKEPVIKKIQRISKPGLRKYAGAESLPRVLNGLGIAIVSTSHGVMTSKQAKNENVGGEVLCYVY, encoded by the coding sequence ATGGTTACAGATACTATAGCAGATTATCTAACGAGAGTTAGAAATGCCAGCAGCGCTGGTCACAGAGTGGTAGAGATACCTTCTTCTAAAGTGAAGAAAGAAATGACTAAAATATTGTTCGATCAGGGCTATATTTTGAGTTATAAATTCGAAGAAGATAAAGTTCAAGGTTCTATTAAGATAGCCTTGAAATATGACAAGGCAACAAAAGAGCCTGTTATCAAAAAAATTCAGAGAATCAGTAAACCAGGTTTACGTAAGTATGCTGGTGCTGAGAGTCTGCCTAGAGTCTTGAATGGCTTAGGAATAGCGATAGTATCTACCTCTCATGGGGTAATGACGAGCAAGCAGGCAAAAAATGAGAATGTAGGTGGCGAAGTGCTTTGCTACGTATATTAA
- the rplF gene encoding 50S ribosomal protein L6, with protein sequence MSRIGNNPVAIPEGVTVEVKGNEVVVKGKLGELTQEFSAVEIKIEDSQVWVTRPSDSKDNKAKHGLYRALVKNMIEGVSKGWTKELELVGVGYRASNQGQKLDVALGFSHNIVLELAPECKVETISEKGKNPIIKLTSFDKQLVGQIAAKIRGWRKPEPYKGKGVKFVGEQLRRKAGKSA encoded by the coding sequence ATGTCAAGAATTGGTAATAATCCGGTAGCTATTCCTGAAGGAGTTACTGTTGAGGTAAAAGGTAACGAGGTTGTCGTTAAAGGCAAGTTGGGTGAACTTACTCAAGAGTTTTCTGCCGTCGAAATAAAAATTGAAGATAGTCAAGTTTGGGTAACCAGACCGTCAGATTCAAAAGATAATAAAGCTAAGCATGGTTTGTATCGTGCTTTAGTAAAGAACATGATTGAAGGTGTTTCTAAAGGTTGGACAAAAGAATTAGAACTTGTAGGTGTTGGTTATCGTGCTAGCAACCAAGGTCAGAAGTTAGATGTCGCTTTAGGATTTTCACACAACATAGTATTAGAGTTAGCTCCAGAATGTAAAGTGGAGACTATATCTGAGAAAGGGAAAAATCCAATCATTAAATTGACATCGTTCGACAAACAATTAGTAGGTCAGATTGCCGCCAAAATACGAGGATGGCGTAAGCCTGAGCCTTATAAGGGTAAAGGTGTTAAGTTTGTTGGCGAGCAGTTAAGAAGAAAAGCAGGTAAATCAGCTTAA